A portion of the Rhodopirellula bahusiensis genome contains these proteins:
- a CDS encoding class I SAM-dependent methyltransferase, with protein MLARVMEPTPGDLAADASAYQAMDHQQVNNVFVDDLLGGGAVGPRVIDLGCGPAGIPLILSERWRAAEDAGDLAGSSFADGQLQIMAVDFAVEMLELAQFEIELAGMQDLVYLQQIDLTDPEGLQEDLCQTIISNTVLHHLPNPITAIQVATRALMPGGRLFIRDLFRPDSEEEIERLVELHTDSAADTEVPPEFAPSQLLRQSLWAALTLEEAREMVESVGIPADVIQMTSDRHWTLDWTSPNGPSVQTA; from the coding sequence ATGTTAGCTCGTGTAATGGAACCCACACCGGGCGATTTGGCCGCGGATGCGTCCGCCTACCAAGCCATGGATCACCAACAGGTGAACAATGTTTTTGTGGATGACCTGCTAGGTGGGGGGGCTGTGGGGCCGCGAGTGATTGATTTGGGGTGCGGGCCCGCCGGGATCCCGCTGATCTTGAGCGAGCGATGGCGAGCGGCTGAGGACGCTGGCGATCTGGCGGGGTCGAGCTTTGCCGATGGCCAGCTTCAGATCATGGCGGTTGACTTTGCCGTCGAAATGCTGGAACTGGCTCAGTTTGAAATCGAATTGGCTGGGATGCAGGACTTGGTTTACTTGCAGCAAATCGATCTGACGGACCCGGAAGGCCTGCAAGAAGACTTGTGTCAAACCATCATCAGCAACACGGTTCTGCATCACTTGCCGAATCCTATCACCGCGATTCAGGTCGCCACTCGAGCCTTAATGCCCGGCGGCCGACTTTTTATTCGCGACTTGTTTCGGCCAGATTCCGAGGAAGAAATCGAGCGATTGGTAGAACTGCACACGGATTCCGCGGCCGACACGGAAGTCCCACCGGAGTTCGCACCGTCTCAATTGTTGCGTCAGTCGTTGTGGGCCGCGCTGACTTTGGAGGAGGCTCGTGAGATGGTTGAAAGCGTTGGGATTCCCGCGGACGTCATCCAGATGACGAGCGATCGTCATTGGACGTTGGACTGGACTTCGCCGAATGGCCCATCTGTTCAGACAGCTTGA